A window from Neobacillus sp. PS3-40 encodes these proteins:
- a CDS encoding cytochrome c maturation protein CcmE, whose protein sequence is MKKNTIILLGGFIIAGAIVFLLMAATPGSSGIELTMKQLVATQDQHKDDFVTVEGLLVEKSIKWNPDKIQLKFDLKDSHQNILHVSYDGVKPDNFSEGVICILQGSPTGNNNFKAESVKTRCPSKYEGKDMKNYDPKKHAEILDKKLKDK, encoded by the coding sequence ATGAAGAAAAACACGATCATTTTATTGGGTGGTTTTATCATCGCGGGTGCAATTGTTTTCCTATTAATGGCAGCAACGCCGGGATCAAGTGGGATTGAATTAACAATGAAGCAACTTGTAGCTACACAGGACCAGCACAAAGATGACTTTGTTACGGTTGAAGGCTTGTTAGTTGAAAAATCAATAAAGTGGAATCCAGATAAAATTCAATTAAAGTTTGATCTAAAAGATTCTCATCAGAATATTTTACATGTTAGCTATGACGGAGTTAAACCGGATAATTTCTCTGAAGGGGTAATTTGTATTCTGCAAGGTTCTCCGACAGGAAACAATAATTTCAAGGCTGAATCTGTTAAAACAAGATGTCCATCCAAGTATGAAGGTAAAGATATGAAAAATTACGATCCAAAAAAACATGCAGAAATACTCGATAAAAAGCTAAAAGATAAATAA
- a CDS encoding histidine kinase — MKSISKRNIYIAILLIIIFLTVFIENIFVSVFIAFAETALLLKVFMLHRRANMQKEKNEKLYRLEGKLQTMTVEKGIPISILEEIKSITETEFIVYRSSESAMNSTSGIGSLHPEKNYEEHGAVMSHTIKWGRPIFVEEFSQLEKTPFESQDFTLLNTEKLISIYSVPLIYNQKVLGGLLFGSRSKYVLTEDKKKIFSAIVGMLSIYLENKNLYRQIENQATIIERKRISGEIHDGLAQSIGFINIQLHRLKKMIKNNELEKAMQEIEVASEAVQDSYVELREAIDQLRDINGYKESLAEWIWKYTQDFQMSYGIHVFVDHSSFDKIQLTDEQMVQLTRVFQEIFNNIRKHSEAKNVWLNCIHKENSLVLSIEDDGIGFDPSMNYKRKYHGNGLVILKDRIDSIQGNLYIKSAHYEGTKIEIHIPAVK; from the coding sequence ATGAAAAGTATATCCAAAAGGAATATTTATATTGCTATCCTCCTAATTATTATTTTCTTAACCGTATTCATTGAAAATATCTTCGTTTCTGTATTTATTGCTTTTGCCGAAACTGCTTTATTACTAAAAGTATTCATGTTACATAGAAGAGCGAATATGCAAAAGGAAAAAAATGAAAAGTTATATAGACTTGAAGGAAAGTTGCAAACTATGACGGTGGAAAAAGGCATTCCTATTTCAATTCTAGAAGAAATTAAGTCCATTACAGAAACCGAATTTATCGTGTATCGTTCTAGTGAGTCTGCAATGAATAGTACAAGTGGAATTGGAAGTTTACATCCTGAAAAAAATTATGAGGAACACGGTGCTGTGATGAGTCATACAATCAAATGGGGACGCCCCATTTTTGTAGAGGAATTTTCCCAATTAGAAAAGACCCCTTTTGAATCACAGGATTTTACTTTACTTAACACTGAAAAATTAATTTCAATTTACTCTGTTCCATTAATCTACAACCAGAAGGTATTAGGAGGTTTGTTGTTTGGGAGTAGATCAAAGTATGTTTTAACAGAAGATAAAAAGAAAATATTTTCTGCAATTGTAGGAATGCTTTCGATTTATTTAGAAAATAAAAATTTATATCGACAAATTGAAAATCAAGCAACAATTATTGAAAGAAAGAGAATCTCAGGAGAAATACATGATGGACTTGCTCAAAGTATTGGATTTATTAATATTCAATTGCACCGCTTGAAAAAGATGATTAAAAATAATGAATTAGAAAAAGCCATGCAAGAAATTGAAGTGGCTAGTGAGGCGGTTCAAGATTCTTATGTAGAACTTAGGGAGGCGATAGATCAGCTTAGGGATATAAATGGTTATAAAGAATCACTTGCTGAATGGATATGGAAATACACGCAAGATTTTCAAATGTCATATGGAATTCATGTTTTTGTAGACCATAGTAGCTTTGATAAGATCCAACTGACGGATGAACAAATGGTACAACTAACAAGGGTTTTTCAAGAAATATTTAACAATATTCGAAAGCATTCTGAAGCAAAGAATGTCTGGTTGAACTGTATACATAAAGAAAATAGTCTGGTGCTTTCAATCGAAGATGATGGAATCGGCTTTGACCCTTCTATGAACTATAAAAGAAAATATCATGGAAATGGACTTGTTATTTTAAAGGATAGGATCGACAGTATTCAAGGAAATCTTTATATAAAATCAGCCCACTATGAAGGAACTAAAATTGAAATACATATTCCAGCAGTGAAATAA
- a CDS encoding c-type cytochrome — MKKVLIGSYLLIVIIGIIVVYSNNSLKDNKDPKAIAAGEKVYNQQCIACHGETGKGEGAKAGTALNNQHFLSAFTDKDIYNSVKYGREGTAMPGFGSMVSEKDLTNMVAYIRDWQTEDLKLTAPKTIAGNLENGNKLYNLYCLSCHGEQGAGKLNMGTSLASPQFLKYTTDQQIWNATAYGREDTRMGPSLKGLEGVRQLKKDDITDVVTYVRTFQKK, encoded by the coding sequence ATGAAAAAAGTTTTAATCGGCAGTTATCTTCTTATCGTAATAATTGGCATTATTGTAGTGTATAGCAATAATAGTTTAAAAGATAACAAGGATCCAAAAGCTATAGCAGCTGGAGAAAAGGTATATAACCAACAATGTATTGCTTGTCACGGTGAAACTGGAAAAGGTGAGGGAGCAAAAGCAGGCACGGCACTTAACAACCAACATTTTTTAAGTGCTTTTACAGACAAAGACATATATAACAGCGTTAAATATGGAAGAGAAGGAACGGCTATGCCAGGCTTTGGTTCAATGGTTTCAGAAAAGGATTTAACTAATATGGTTGCATATATAAGGGATTGGCAAACAGAGGACTTAAAATTAACTGCTCCCAAAACCATTGCTGGTAATCTTGAAAATGGTAATAAATTGTATAACTTGTATTGTCTCAGCTGCCATGGTGAACAAGGTGCCGGTAAACTAAATATGGGAACATCACTTGCGAGTCCACAATTCTTAAAATATACAACAGACCAACAAATTTGGAATGCTACTGCTTATGGACGTGAAGATACCCGTATGGGCCCCTCCTTAAAAGGTCTAGAAGGTGTACGTCAGTTAAAAAAAGATGATATTACAGATGTTGTTACATATGTCCGTACATTTCAAAAAAAGTAA
- a CDS encoding PCYCGC motif-containing (lipo)protein: MKRITSLFLLIVLFAGIAAGCSSKKEDLTLASKHKPLPDYVLNSSDKVKETYLMAAKYPDVIAQVPCYCGCGTQDGHVSNLQCYIDKMGPDKAVEEWDSMSISUDICIDIAREAIEMHQKGKSPKEIYHLITEKYKDAGEPTPTPEPK; encoded by the coding sequence ATGAAACGAATAACCTCACTTTTCTTACTAATAGTCCTCTTTGCTGGTATTGCTGCTGGCTGTAGTTCCAAGAAAGAGGATTTGACATTGGCTTCAAAACACAAGCCTTTGCCTGATTATGTCTTAAATTCATCTGATAAGGTTAAGGAAACCTATTTAATGGCTGCAAAATACCCAGATGTTATAGCACAAGTTCCATGTTACTGTGGTTGTGGAACCCAGGATGGACATGTTAGCAATCTTCAATGTTATATTGACAAAATGGGCCCAGATAAGGCTGTAGAAGAATGGGATTCAATGAGTATATCCTGAGACATCTGTATCGATATCGCCCGGGAGGCGATAGAAATGCATCAAAAAGGGAAAAGTCCAAAGGAAATTTACCATTTGATTACCGAAAAATATAAAGACGCTGGGGAACCAACTCCAACACCTGAACCAAAATAA
- a CDS encoding response regulator transcription factor, translating into MNKIKVLIADDHYMFIRGIESILSDDESIQIVGKAQNGQEAYEMAKQFSPNVILMDVNMPVMDGLQAMKMIIKEMPKVKVLMLTVNDKEEQLFEALRSGAKGYLLKNLLPNELLTFIHMVNRGESILTGPIVGKVLNYFSDHPQIEPQIMKTGRKTDILTKREKEILMQVMKGMTNREIAHALFISENTVKNHLRNIMEKLQMSNRVQAATFALKEGWLQEL; encoded by the coding sequence ATGAATAAGATAAAAGTATTAATAGCTGATGACCATTATATGTTTATTCGTGGAATAGAAAGTATTCTTTCGGATGACGAGTCCATTCAGATCGTTGGAAAAGCACAAAACGGTCAAGAAGCATATGAAATGGCGAAACAGTTCAGCCCTAATGTTATTTTAATGGATGTAAATATGCCTGTTATGGATGGCTTACAAGCAATGAAAATGATCATTAAGGAAATGCCTAAGGTAAAAGTTTTAATGCTTACCGTTAATGATAAAGAAGAACAGCTTTTTGAGGCATTACGATCAGGTGCAAAAGGTTATTTACTAAAAAATCTGCTTCCTAATGAGCTATTAACATTTATTCATATGGTGAATCGAGGAGAAAGTATTCTTACTGGACCGATAGTTGGGAAAGTGTTGAATTATTTTTCAGATCATCCCCAAATTGAACCCCAAATAATGAAAACAGGGAGAAAAACGGATATTCTGACAAAACGGGAAAAGGAAATTTTAATGCAAGTGATGAAAGGAATGACAAATAGAGAAATTGCTCATGCCCTTTTTATCTCTGAAAATACGGTGAAAAACCATTTACGAAACATAATGGAGAAGTTACAAATGAGCAATCGTGTACAAGCAGCAACTTTTGCTTTAAAAGAAGGATGGCTACAGGAGCTTTAA
- a CDS encoding DUF6803 family protein — translation MDMGNMTHYMGLLADNQPWNLIIFMAIPVICAETIAITELAILFTRQLSGKLRKVNKVFSIFAGIYFTGIFVYLMKTAFIPLTIHSEWKGWIDVVAVTFYLLGIVPLLGMALLDLGIIYRNKTDEEKLKVHAVFVGMFLVVAHVAMIFGMVDPTIGSGASTGHDMMNM, via the coding sequence ATGGATATGGGCAATATGACGCATTATATGGGACTTTTAGCAGATAACCAGCCATGGAATCTAATTATCTTTATGGCTATTCCTGTAATTTGTGCAGAAACAATTGCAATTACTGAATTAGCTATTCTCTTTACACGACAGTTAAGTGGGAAACTACGAAAAGTAAATAAAGTATTTAGTATATTTGCTGGGATTTATTTTACGGGTATTTTCGTTTATTTAATGAAAACTGCCTTTATTCCGTTAACAATTCATAGTGAATGGAAAGGCTGGATCGATGTTGTCGCCGTAACATTTTATTTACTTGGAATTGTCCCACTTTTAGGTATGGCTTTGCTTGATTTGGGAATTATCTATAGAAATAAAACAGATGAGGAAAAACTTAAGGTCCATGCTGTGTTTGTTGGCATGTTTTTAGTAGTAGCGCATGTTGCAATGATCTTTGGTATGGTTGATCCAACGATTGGATCTGGTGCTTCTACAGGGCATGATATGATGAATATGTAA
- the efp gene encoding elongation factor P, translating into MISVNDFKTGLTIEVDGSIWRVLDFQHVKPGKGAAFVRSKLRNLRTGAIQEKTFRAGEKVAKAQIDNRRMQYLYASGDQHVFMDNESYEQIELPENSIEYELKFLKENMEVSIMMYQGETLGVELPNTVLLEVTETEPGIKGDTASGGTKPATVETGLVVQVPFFVNQGDHLIINTTDSSYVSRG; encoded by the coding sequence ATGATTTCTGTAAACGACTTTAAAACAGGACTAACAATTGAAGTAGATGGAAGCATTTGGCGCGTCCTAGATTTCCAACACGTAAAACCTGGAAAAGGAGCTGCGTTTGTTCGCTCAAAGCTTCGTAACTTACGTACGGGAGCCATTCAAGAAAAAACTTTTCGTGCCGGTGAAAAAGTGGCAAAAGCACAAATTGATAACCGCAGAATGCAATATTTATATGCAAGTGGTGACCAACACGTTTTCATGGATAACGAATCATATGAGCAAATTGAACTTCCTGAAAACAGCATCGAATATGAATTGAAGTTTTTAAAAGAAAATATGGAAGTTTCTATAATGATGTATCAAGGTGAAACACTTGGAGTTGAATTACCTAATACGGTTTTACTTGAGGTAACAGAAACTGAACCAGGAATTAAAGGGGATACAGCTTCAGGTGGAACGAAGCCAGCAACGGTAGAAACAGGTCTTGTCGTACAAGTCCCATTCTTTGTTAATCAAGGTGACCATTTAATCATCAATACCACTGACAGTTCTTATGTTTCCCGTGGATAA
- a CDS encoding aminopeptidase P family protein produces MEKLNKLRSNFSTAGIDGLLITSPYNRRYIANFTGSSGAVLISMDQAQFITDFRYMEQAAKQCQGFEIIKHSGSIPDEVATQAKKLGIQKLGFEEDYLTFSSVKSYEKVLEAELIPISGLIEKLRLIKTDAEIKILKVAADIADAAFKHIIEFIRPGKTELDVSNELEFFMRNAGATSSSFDTIVASGLRSALPHGVASDKVIEKGDFVTLDYGAYYNGYVSDITRTVAVGEPVAKLKEIYDIVLNAQLLGMDGVKPGMTGKEADALTRNYITEKGYGEYFGHSTGHGIGLEVHEGPALSVRSDIVLEPGMIVTVEPGIYVPGLGGVRIEDDTMITVNHNEALTHSTKELIIL; encoded by the coding sequence ATGGAAAAACTAAACAAGTTGAGATCCAATTTTTCTACAGCTGGAATTGATGGTTTACTTATTACCAGCCCTTATAATCGTCGATACATTGCAAACTTCACAGGATCATCGGGAGCCGTGCTAATTAGTATGGATCAAGCACAATTTATAACGGATTTTCGTTATATGGAGCAAGCAGCAAAACAGTGTCAAGGTTTTGAAATTATCAAGCATTCAGGATCTATCCCAGATGAAGTGGCAACACAGGCTAAAAAATTAGGAATTCAAAAGCTCGGTTTCGAAGAAGATTACTTAACTTTTTCCTCCGTCAAATCGTATGAAAAAGTATTAGAAGCAGAACTAATACCAATTTCCGGTTTAATTGAAAAGTTACGCTTGATTAAGACCGATGCAGAGATTAAGATATTAAAGGTAGCAGCGGATATCGCTGACGCTGCCTTTAAACATATTATTGAATTCATTCGTCCTGGAAAAACGGAACTTGATGTCTCGAATGAATTAGAGTTCTTTATGAGAAATGCTGGGGCAACTTCATCTTCTTTTGATACGATTGTCGCTTCAGGACTTCGCTCCGCTCTTCCACATGGAGTTGCTAGTGACAAGGTTATTGAAAAAGGGGATTTTGTTACCTTAGATTATGGGGCATATTATAATGGCTATGTTTCTGATATCACAAGAACGGTTGCGGTTGGTGAACCAGTAGCAAAACTTAAAGAAATTTATGATATCGTACTTAATGCCCAATTACTCGGAATGGATGGAGTCAAGCCCGGTATGACAGGTAAGGAAGCCGATGCATTAACAAGAAACTATATTACAGAAAAAGGCTATGGAGAATATTTTGGACATTCTACAGGTCATGGAATTGGTCTTGAAGTGCATGAAGGTCCAGCGCTCTCTGTTCGTTCTGATATTGTGTTAGAACCTGGAATGATCGTCACTGTTGAACCGGGTATTTATGTACCAGGTCTTGGTGGTGTTCGAATTGAGGATGATACGATGATTACAGTTAACCATAACGAAGCACTTACTCATTCAACAAAAGAACTTATTATTTTGTAA
- the aroQ gene encoding type II 3-dehydroquinate dehydratase, producing the protein MRKIMLLNGPNLNLLGKREPEIYGTTTLENIECKITQLGITHGIEVICRQSNHEGELIDNLHDAFEFDGVIFNPGAFTHYSYAIRDAIAAIQAPVIEVHISNIHARESFRHVSVTAPETKGQIVGLGIKGYELAFYALMD; encoded by the coding sequence ATGAGAAAAATAATGTTGCTTAACGGACCAAACTTAAATCTGCTAGGGAAAAGAGAACCAGAAATATATGGTACAACCACCTTAGAAAATATTGAGTGCAAAATTACCCAACTTGGTATAACACATGGAATAGAGGTAATTTGTAGGCAATCAAATCACGAAGGCGAACTAATTGATAACTTACATGATGCTTTTGAATTCGATGGAGTTATTTTTAATCCGGGAGCTTTCACCCATTACAGTTATGCAATCCGTGATGCAATTGCAGCAATTCAGGCACCTGTCATCGAAGTACATATATCAAATATTCACGCTAGAGAATCATTTCGGCATGTTTCAGTAACGGCTCCAGAAACTAAAGGACAGATTGTTGGTTTAGGAATAAAAGGGTATGAACTCGCATTTTATGCCCTAATGGATTGA
- a CDS encoding YqhR family membrane protein, translating to MENEIKERRYPKPMSTLTMVFWTGLFGGVFWSMIGYLAYLFSLTEIRPTIILEPWALGDWKKDWLGTVISIIFIGIFSVGAAFVYYVTLKKFKGIWPGVGYGIVLFLLVFFVLNPLFPGMSPFLQLSRDTIITSACIYIVYGLFIGYSISYEFQNVIVQDNEPIT from the coding sequence ATGGAAAATGAAATAAAAGAAAGAAGATATCCTAAGCCTATGTCCACCTTAACAATGGTTTTTTGGACTGGGTTATTTGGGGGGGTTTTTTGGTCTATGATTGGATATTTAGCATATTTGTTTAGTTTAACAGAGATTCGACCTACTATTATTTTAGAGCCATGGGCCCTTGGTGATTGGAAAAAGGATTGGTTGGGAACGGTAATTTCGATTATTTTTATAGGGATATTTTCTGTAGGAGCTGCCTTTGTTTATTATGTAACGTTAAAAAAATTTAAAGGCATCTGGCCTGGAGTGGGCTATGGAATTGTTCTGTTCTTGTTAGTATTCTTTGTTTTGAATCCTCTATTTCCAGGTATGAGTCCTTTTTTACAATTGTCGAGAGATACAATTATTACATCAGCTTGTATATATATTGTTTATGGGCTTTTTATTGGCTACTCCATCAGTTATGAATTTCAAAATGTAATTGTCCAAGATAATGAACCAATTACATAA
- a CDS encoding DUF1385 domain-containing protein, which translates to MSNTQKPVYGGQAVVEGVMFGGKHHYVTAVRRKDHSVEYFHLPRKANPAYSFYKKIPLLRGIISIIEASANGSKHLTFSTERYDVDPKDDSVINEKEGSKLSMYLGVAAIGVLSFLFGKFIFTLVPVFLAVLTKPIFPTDIEQVLVEGFFKLLLLLSYIYFVSLTPLIKRVFQYHGAEHKVINTFEAGKKLTIENVQAHSRLHYRCGSSFILFTVIVGVFVYMLVPTTPLWLRVVDRIALIPVVLGIAFEVLQLTNKVRNVPLLKYLGLPGLWLQLLTTKEPDNDQVEVAILSFQELLHMEDETMKENNNTEEIV; encoded by the coding sequence ATGTCTAATACTCAAAAGCCCGTGTACGGCGGCCAAGCGGTGGTTGAAGGTGTCATGTTTGGCGGAAAGCATCATTATGTTACCGCAGTTCGCAGAAAAGACCACTCAGTGGAATATTTTCATTTACCACGCAAAGCAAATCCTGCTTATTCATTTTATAAAAAAATTCCTTTGCTACGAGGAATTATTTCAATAATTGAAGCAAGTGCCAATGGCTCTAAACATCTAACCTTTTCCACTGAAAGATATGATGTTGATCCTAAAGATGACTCTGTTATCAACGAAAAGGAAGGTTCCAAACTCAGCATGTATTTAGGTGTTGCTGCAATTGGGGTGCTTTCTTTCCTGTTTGGAAAATTTATCTTTACATTGGTTCCAGTTTTCCTTGCCGTTTTAACAAAACCGATTTTCCCAACGGATATTGAACAAGTTTTAGTTGAAGGTTTTTTTAAACTCCTTCTCCTCCTTTCCTATATTTATTTTGTTTCACTAACGCCTTTAATTAAAAGGGTGTTCCAATATCATGGTGCGGAGCATAAAGTAATTAACACGTTTGAAGCCGGAAAAAAACTTACCATAGAAAATGTTCAGGCACATTCCCGACTTCACTATCGTTGTGGGAGCAGTTTTATTCTGTTCACAGTCATTGTTGGCGTTTTTGTTTACATGCTTGTTCCAACTACCCCACTTTGGTTAAGGGTTGTAGACAGAATTGCACTAATCCCTGTCGTACTTGGAATTGCCTTTGAAGTACTTCAACTCACGAACAAAGTAAGAAATGTACCATTATTAAAATACTTAGGTCTTCCTGGTTTGTGGCTTCAACTTTTAACAACGAAAGAACCAGATAATGACCAAGTAGAGGTAGCCATTCTTTCGTTCCAAGAGTTGCTTCATATGGAAGATGAAACAATGAAAGAAAACAACAATACTGAAGAAATTGTCTAA
- a CDS encoding SA1362 family protein, with amino-acid sequence MAFLNNRTSLFVIGGIIIFAIIGIIGMFLANPTGFLQRIAVIALIGIAIYFIARLITKANPQKREQRAFLRAAKKSKKRLQQKSGDPHVRSASQTTLTTLKRSTKKKSPVHLTVIDGKKGKKKNRASF; translated from the coding sequence GTGGCTTTCTTGAATAATCGGACATCATTATTTGTCATCGGTGGAATTATCATTTTTGCTATTATCGGTATTATAGGTATGTTCTTAGCAAACCCAACCGGTTTCCTTCAAAGAATAGCTGTCATTGCATTGATTGGCATTGCCATTTACTTTATCGCCCGACTAATCACTAAAGCTAATCCACAGAAACGAGAGCAGCGAGCATTTCTGAGAGCGGCAAAAAAATCAAAAAAACGATTACAGCAAAAAAGTGGAGATCCTCATGTTCGGAGCGCTTCGCAAACAACATTAACAACCTTAAAAAGAAGTACAAAAAAGAAATCACCTGTACATCTAACTGTCATTGATGGGAAAAAAGGGAAAAAGAAAAATCGAGCGTCATTTTAG
- a CDS encoding patatin-like phospholipase family protein, with translation MKIDGVFSGGGIKGLALVGAYEEIEKRGFQFERVAGTSAGSIVAALIIAGYTSEEISKLLDELDLSKLLDARKSLIPLPFAKWLFVYWKLGLYKGNELEKWIKEKLEVKGLKTFSDLPPQTLRVIASDLSNGQMVVLPDDLVKYGISPDSFSIAKAIRMSCSIPYFFEPVKMRSIDGVNILVDGGVLSNFPMWLFDNENEQKTRPVLGIKLSHSEYEHKKHEIRNAIQLFAALFETMKDAHDARYISKKHAKNIIFIPTEGVLATEFQLTDEKKHALLQLGKDCAKQFFSSWCY, from the coding sequence ATGAAAATCGATGGTGTTTTTTCGGGAGGTGGAATCAAAGGGTTGGCACTTGTCGGTGCCTATGAGGAAATTGAAAAAAGAGGCTTTCAATTTGAAAGGGTTGCTGGAACAAGTGCAGGCTCGATCGTTGCAGCGTTAATAATTGCTGGTTACACAAGTGAAGAAATTTCCAAGCTTTTGGATGAATTAGATTTATCAAAATTGCTTGATGCTAGAAAATCATTAATTCCTTTACCGTTTGCAAAGTGGTTGTTTGTTTATTGGAAGCTGGGATTATATAAAGGAAATGAACTTGAAAAATGGATAAAAGAAAAATTAGAAGTAAAGGGGTTAAAAACTTTTTCTGATCTTCCACCTCAAACACTTCGAGTTATTGCTTCTGATTTGTCTAACGGCCAGATGGTGGTTTTACCAGATGATCTAGTTAAATACGGCATTTCACCTGATTCATTTTCAATAGCAAAAGCAATCAGGATGAGTTGTAGTATTCCTTATTTTTTTGAACCCGTAAAGATGCGATCAATTGATGGAGTAAACATCCTAGTTGATGGTGGTGTGTTAAGTAATTTTCCTATGTGGCTATTTGATAATGAAAATGAACAAAAAACGAGACCCGTTCTTGGTATAAAGCTTAGCCATAGTGAATATGAGCATAAAAAGCATGAAATACGCAATGCTATTCAATTATTTGCAGCTCTTTTTGAAACAATGAAAGATGCGCATGATGCAAGGTACATTTCCAAAAAACATGCTAAAAACATAATTTTCATTCCTACTGAAGGAGTTTTAGCAACGGAATTTCAACTGACTGATGAGAAGAAGCATGCACTACTTCAGCTTGGAAAGGATTGTGCAAAGCAATTTTTCTCTTCGTGGTGTTATTAA